In Roseovarius sp. M141, the following are encoded in one genomic region:
- a CDS encoding DUF6527 family protein, with amino-acid sequence MGLLPFDFLTTRAPSLQDRTALLPETLAVVESGNVKKWACLRCPGGCGEVITLSLNPNQRPRWGISEDFWSRPTVHPSVHQKNECGCHFWIKKGQVNWCRGGRPKRPAKDPVRDKRTPT; translated from the coding sequence ATGGGTTTATTGCCATTTGACTTCCTGACGACCCGGGCACCGTCCTTGCAAGACCGAACGGCGCTTCTACCGGAAACGCTTGCCGTCGTGGAAAGTGGCAACGTAAAGAAATGGGCATGCCTCAGATGTCCCGGCGGCTGCGGAGAAGTCATCACACTATCATTGAACCCCAATCAGCGGCCACGTTGGGGTATCTCTGAAGATTTTTGGTCGCGGCCAACGGTGCATCCCTCTGTCCATCAAAAGAATGAGTGCGGATGCCATTTCTGGATCAAAAAAGGACAGGTGAATTGGTGTCGCGGCGGTCGCCCGAAAAGACCGGCCAAGGATCCAGTTCGCGATAAGCGGACACCGACTTGA